The genomic DNA TGCTTGTTATTCCAGCTGACATTCCCAGGTTTTTGGGAATACGGTAGTAAGTGTACTCCTCTAGGGACCAGGAACCTCCACCCCTCTATCGCCTGGGGGAGGAGAGGAGTATTATTGGGGGGATCACAATGTTTGCAATGGGAACGGAAAGGGGATCAGTGGTTGCAAACACAGTATAAAGGGGACTAAAGAAAATACACTGCCATTTAACAGCCAGTGAGGAGTGTCACAAAGCCTTATgggggaatcaggtaaatttaaCCCCCTTCCCATCCGGCAGTAATAATCAACAGTCCCTTACCAATGTTTTAATGTTGTGCTGATATTCATGGCTCTTGTTCTCTTCGCAGGATCAACAGCATCATCCACGGAGTTTTTTGCTGGCGCCACAGAGTACATTTCCTTGGGAAGTAGGTCGATCTGTCTTTTGCCTGTTTTGAGAAAAATCTGCTCTTGTTAGCAAATTGTAAGTATACAAACTGTTTTCCGTATTAATAATGTTAGTTAGTTTTGATTTGCATCAGGAAAAGAGGATCGAACAATATGCATCGGAAAAGCGAAATGAGTCGCAGACAGACTGTAATGGGGCTGACGCTGacataaatcaaatcaaacttgaacaACGCCGCGTCGGGGAAATGTCTTATATTAACGGAACCTCCAAGCGTCTATCAGTCTCAACTGGTTTATTAATCACTGGAAAGCTCgtgaaaactgaaatacaataaattaaaatagccCATTACCATACAATAAACGCTAATCGAAATGTCCTGAACTCGAACACGCGGGGCGTGCACatagataaatcaaaacaacacaaatatctAAAGCGAAACAAAACTACCTTTGATTAGACGCGTTTCGGTTTAtaaatacaagaataaataGGATGACATACCTCTTCCCCTGTTCTATTATTCTACAATTTAGATAATCCTTCGATCTGGTTATGCTTGCGACTAACACCTGTCTCGTGGCCGAATGAAACATAATGCCGACAATTCGAAGGTatgtcacacaaaacaaaacaaaagggtatTGAACGTCAcgcaaataacaaataaaaatggcCTTCGTTACACAGACAACCTAAGGTGTTCGTGACTGCGTGACGTCAGTTATACAGGTCTTCATTCAATCGCCCGGGAATCGTTCAAAGTTAATGTTCCGTACTCCGCGGCCggtcaaaatatttacatccCCTATTCTTTAGGACGAGATGCTACTCTTAGACATAAAGATTTTGACATGACATATTCTTGCGGTGGTTTAAGTACTTAAATAAATgacctcttaaaatatttataaactaCACTGTCTCAATTTGGGTTGTTtacatacaaacatacataTAGCTGTATAAAGCTAGCTTACAGGTCAGTCAcgaacaaaacagatgaaaaagcTTTATAATGATTTGAAAGTTAAATTCGATCCtatcttttaaataattgtATCCGCTGCCCTAAAAATACGGAATCTTATTCAAGAACGATCGAATAAAGATCTATATAACTGACGTCACGCAGTCATTAACACTTAATTTTGTGTGTCTGCGGTTCATTTCGCTTTTCCGATGCATATTTTAAATGCTGCCGTCTTCTGATCTATTGCACTGCGATTTATTCATTTGCAATCGTATTCAttagattaaaataaaacaccTCAAGAAtatctaattttctttttgtgttaGAGTAAAATAAACTCTGCCCTCAGAGTATGGAAAGATTCAAATAATTGACGTCACGCAGTCACGAACACTTTATGTTGTCTGTCTGCGGTTCATATCGCTTTTTCGATGCATATTTTAAGTTCTGCCGTCTTCCGGTCCATCTGCTTTTCCCGATGCAATTCAAAAATAGCTCACATTACAGGTACAGAAGTTCTTTACGTAAGCTTACAATTTGCGAGTTAAAAAGAGcacaattgttttaaaactcgACAGATCGACCAACATACCAAAGAAATGCAGCTTATGCAGGCGTCAGCTTAAAAGATTTCCTTGGAAGACGCTCAGTGTTGATCCTGTGAAGACATCAAGAGCCATGAATATCAGcacaacatcaaattctccttcgATCGATGTAAGGTTTTATCTGTTCACCCAGCTCGCCACAGGGATCTCCCTGGTGATTCTGTCGCCGATAACAGTCATTAGTAACCTCCTGTTATTACTGACTATTTACAAAGATCCTCTCAAATGTTTCCGTACACCAGCTTCGTATCTCATCATCGCTTTAGGCTGTGTTGATTTCACAACCGGTCTTGTTATCGAGCCTCTCTTCGTTGCTTACCGCCTGGCAAGTTATTTGAAATGGTCACTGTATCCAGGCCGATCATACGAAAGCCTGCTAAGAACTGGAAGTTCTATTTCCACCGTAGGCCTCAACTTGTCATTCTTGCTCGTTCTCGCTCTCATTTGGACACAGTTCCTTGCCATAACTCACCCACAACGTTACCGCTCGGCCATTACAACGCGCAGGATCCTTGTATTTGTTGGTATCTCGACGCTGTACTTCACAGGTTTCACTCTTCTGCAATTCATCGGAGTCTCCCGAAGAAGCCTCCTTCAGATAAATCTCCATTTCCATGCCACAGTCATAACAATCCTGCTTTTCGTTGGTTCTGCTATACTTCTGAGGTCACTTCGCCGATTTGCCAAAGAATCTCGCCAAAATGAAGACGATGAAGGCTTGAGACAACTTACGGTGGCAACTTTGCTTCTATCAGCAATACTAATAGCTTGCACACTTGCTCATATCATTACACTTAATTTCTGGTTTTACACAGAACTGGAGACACCACAAGACACGCTTCATCTCTCCGCTGCCATTACAATTGCAGACGAAATGTTATTTATTAAGGTAGCTTCTGACGCATTCGTTTACGCTTGGAGACTGCCATACTACAGGAAGTCTCTGAAACTAGTGTTGACTCGTGCTAGGCAGCAAATTGGAAATGAAGCCACTGAAATGGTAACCATGGCCTGATCATTACTTCTTTCATCTAGAATTATATAACCAGACACTTATGACTTGCACTAAATCGGAGAACTAAGAATCACTGCAGACTGATATAAATTAAAGCCAACATGTAACAGCAATAAACTAGCAATCCGTTCTTGTGCTGTAGTTAGTGTGTCATTTGTACTAAAACCCCAACTGTAGCAACAATCACAGAAACCAGAGCAAGTAAATATGGTTCGTGTCGATATTCTACCTCTGAGAAAGATGAAGATTGGAAACTGTTTTAGGCTATTGTGGTAACCTTTTACCTCACACTTCACGGGTCAGAAGATGATAACTTGACTGGCTTGATGTTAAATGCAAACGAAAGACGTTACGAAACCATAATAAGTGCGAAACTGATGTTCGGGGTGATCATAACAGAAATCTTGGTAAATCAGTGTAAACGTTTATCCCgtgtttttattattgattgAACTGGTTACAAATATGtatagaaattgaaattttgagtCTTTTCTTTAGGGATCGACAGAAAGGGAACTTTTCGAGACCCTCAGTATTTCCGAATGTGGCCAATACTTATCAACCGCTTTAGTGAATTGAGTAGGTCAAGTCAATAGATTTGAAATGatcaagttgaaaaaaaagatgcgATTAATGTTTAACCCAATGCTTAATTTGTAACCCACTATTTATTCGCCGTCTGTATTTGGACACAAGTGTTGGGTGCTAACTCGGGAAATAATCGCTTAACAAGGGCGAATAATTCTGTGACACAGATGTCATTGAACAACAAAAAATTCCGGAAATGCCAAGATTTCTCGTAATATAAAGGGGCACGCACACAATTTCGTTCAACTGCTGTAATCTAAACTCAGAGTTAGAATGAGGCTTATAGAGTGCTGCCTCAAAACAACGTAAAACACATACTCTGCGACAAAATTATGCTTGTTGAGGATAACGGTACCGAGGAAATGGCGTACTCGAAATCATAAGCAAGATGATAAATTATCAACCATTAATTAGAGTCcattgaccctttacaccctaacatcagtatctatactctccatactcttctctttACATTCCCTTTGGTATTGATGAGGAGAATTAATTTAACATCAAAACTTCCTAGGTTGACAATCGttgcctttattctcatgatcttaattaATGAGCAAGCAGTATCACTGTAAGGAGGAATCAAAGATGGTTCCTCT from Pocillopora verrucosa isolate sample1 chromosome 2, ASM3666991v2, whole genome shotgun sequence includes the following:
- the LOC131770425 gene encoding adrenocorticotropic hormone receptor-like isoform X2, whose product is MPTIRRSTNIPKKCSLCRRQLKRFPWKTLSVDPVKTSRAMNISTTSNSPSIDVRFYLFTQLATGISLVILSPITVISNLLLLLTIYKDPLKCFRTPASYLIIALGCVDFTTGLVIEPLFVAYRLASYLKWSLYPGRSYESLLRTGSSISTVGLNLSFLLVLALIWTQFLAITHPQRYRSAITTRRILVFVGISTLYFTGFTLLQFIGVSRRSLLQINLHFHATVITILLFVGSAILLRSLRRFAKESRQNEDDEGLRQLTVATLLLSAILIACTLAHIITLNFWFYTELETPQDTLHLSAAITIADEMLFIKVASDAFVYAWRLPYYRKSLKLVLTRARQQIGNEATEMVTMA
- the LOC131770425 gene encoding adrenocorticotropic hormone receptor-like isoform X1 encodes the protein MQFKNSSHYRSTNIPKKCSLCRRQLKRFPWKTLSVDPVKTSRAMNISTTSNSPSIDVRFYLFTQLATGISLVILSPITVISNLLLLLTIYKDPLKCFRTPASYLIIALGCVDFTTGLVIEPLFVAYRLASYLKWSLYPGRSYESLLRTGSSISTVGLNLSFLLVLALIWTQFLAITHPQRYRSAITTRRILVFVGISTLYFTGFTLLQFIGVSRRSLLQINLHFHATVITILLFVGSAILLRSLRRFAKESRQNEDDEGLRQLTVATLLLSAILIACTLAHIITLNFWFYTELETPQDTLHLSAAITIADEMLFIKVASDAFVYAWRLPYYRKSLKLVLTRARQQIGNEATEMVTMA
- the LOC131770425 gene encoding adrenocorticotropic hormone receptor-like isoform X3, translating into MNISTTSNSPSIDVRFYLFTQLATGISLVILSPITVISNLLLLLTIYKDPLKCFRTPASYLIIALGCVDFTTGLVIEPLFVAYRLASYLKWSLYPGRSYESLLRTGSSISTVGLNLSFLLVLALIWTQFLAITHPQRYRSAITTRRILVFVGISTLYFTGFTLLQFIGVSRRSLLQINLHFHATVITILLFVGSAILLRSLRRFAKESRQNEDDEGLRQLTVATLLLSAILIACTLAHIITLNFWFYTELETPQDTLHLSAAITIADEMLFIKVASDAFVYAWRLPYYRKSLKLVLTRARQQIGNEATEMVTMA